The Paenibacillus sp. MBLB1832 genome has a window encoding:
- a CDS encoding YraN family protein, with amino-acid sequence MGEQRKDDRKIVGKRGEDLAESYLIDHHYRIVARNWRCRSGEVDIIAEMDHKLIFVEVRTRRPSCRFGTAIESVDYRKQMKVREIAQVYMHRYQKYGISVQFDVITVELGDGQQEPKIVHIQGAF; translated from the coding sequence ATGGGTGAACAACGCAAAGATGATAGAAAAATAGTGGGGAAGCGCGGAGAGGATCTGGCTGAATCCTATTTAATTGATCACCATTATCGCATTGTTGCGCGCAATTGGCGTTGTCGTTCGGGCGAGGTTGACATTATTGCCGAAATGGATCACAAGCTCATTTTCGTTGAGGTACGTACACGGCGGCCATCATGCCGATTCGGGACGGCGATTGAGTCAGTCGATTACCGTAAGCAAATGAAAGTGCGAGAAATTGCGCAAGTGTATATGCATCGTTATCAGAAGTATGGCATTTCTGTACAATTCGATGTCATAACAGTTGAGCTTGGCGATGGTCAGCAAGAACCGAAGATTGTTCATATTCAAGGAGCCTTTTAA
- a CDS encoding EscU/YscU/HrcU family type III secretion system export apparatus switch protein has product MSPLKKNNEIAEATPLKKAVALRYSPELQKAPTLIAKGKGHLAETILQKAKENGIPIQEDKSLVEVLSKLDLDQEIPPELYQLVAEILSFIYRSDQRMKPTRHV; this is encoded by the coding sequence ATGAGTCCTCTGAAGAAAAACAACGAGATTGCCGAGGCAACCCCGCTGAAGAAAGCTGTCGCATTGCGATATTCACCAGAATTACAGAAGGCCCCGACTTTGATCGCCAAAGGCAAGGGTCATCTAGCGGAAACGATTTTACAGAAAGCGAAGGAAAACGGCATCCCCATTCAAGAGGATAAATCGTTGGTTGAGGTGCTTTCTAAGCTGGATCTTGATCAAGAAATTCCGCCGGAGCTTTACCAGTTGGTAGCGGAAATCTTGAGTTTCATTTATCGCTCTGATCAGCGAATGAAACCGACGAGGCACGTGTAA